agagcaggcttacgttccaatccggcgcgcgccgctccgtcgctgacgtctgaagtgcttcggctgataccacgacatcgggatacccataactactcccacgtagatggttagtgcgtataggctcgtagccgactcagatcaaataccaagatctcgttaagcgtgttaagtatccgcgaacgccgaacagggccaggcccacctgtctcctaggtggtctcaacctgccctgtcgctccgccacaaagtaacagtcgagggccgtcgggaacccaggcccacctctaccgggatggagccacctgtcctttcagtcccctcgtcagaatcacttgcgggtactcaatgagctgacccgactttagtcaccatctgtatagtatgtatgtatgtatagtatatacccgtgatcacctcccaagtgatcacggcccgatagtatagcaaggcagactgacaagaatgtagggccaatgatgataaactagcatcctatactaagtatttaggattgcggttaaaggtatcaacagtagtaacaaggacaggctatgcatcaggataggtataacagaaagcagtaacatgctacactactctaatgcaagcagtatagagaagactaggcgatatctggtgatcaaggggggtggggcttgcctggttgctctggcaagagagaggggtcgtcaactccgtagtcgaactggggcgtcagcctcgtcacggggtctaccgaagagaagaggggggagaaacagtaaatacatagcaagcaagtgcataacaggataacaggcagagctagacgtgttctacgcggtaggaggtgataccggtgaaggggggaagcatccgggaagtattcctggggttccgtgttttcgggcagaggagccggaggggggaaagttgcgagttcgataggttaggggggtgtggcggacgaacgggttgcgtatccggaatcgtctcgtcgttctgagcaactttcatgttgaaaatattttaatccgagttacggattaaaagatatgatttttaaaagattttaacaattttggaatttaattatttatttaattaattcgaaaaaatgtatttatgacgtcagcatgatgtcatgctgacgtcagcagtcaacaggggttgactgagtcaaccctgacaggtgggtcccgtttgtcatacactgttaactaattaacctaattaagtttaattaacagtagttaattaggttaattagttattaggttaattaatcttaattagttaaactaaacaaaattagataagttaattaattagttaattaattaattaattaattttattattaatttatttattatatttttttttattctctttttttttataatcgttctggggctggggccccatgtcattggccccagggggccaaacagggcgcgggcgacgggcgcTGGGCGCCAGCCCGATACGGCGCTCGCCCAGATCGACAGCGGGCTGACCAAAGGCGCAGCGGGGCCAACCGGGGTCGTAGTGGGGCGGTGGCCGGCAGGGGTGGCCGGGGAACGGATGCGGGGCCGCGGTGAGCGCGGACGGGCGGTAAGTCGCAGCGGTCGTGGGACGGCAGCGGGGGGTGTTCAAAGGGGGCGGAGGACCATGGCGAGGCGTAGGGCCGAGCGCGGTCGGTACGCGGTGGACGGCGCCGGCgtcagagaacgagggagagagagagaggacggggctcaccgagccctgtagttgagcaaagcctgctcgaggaggagtcggggcTGGCGCGACGGGGTGACGACGAGGTGGCCCTGGCGGAGGCGTCCCGcgcggcatcgaggcgaggaggagacgaggacgacggggcgacggTGCCGTCGGCGGAAACCTCAGGCGACTGGCACGCCGGCGGGGTGGAGCTCCATCGCAGCAAGGGGGGTCGGGCGCTAGgtggctccggtgcggtggacggcgacgggcgggcgccgcgtggcttggggaggccgtcgggcccgatcccgattggatcggggggagaGGGAGAAAGCNNNNNNNNNNGGATatgggctagggttcggtgggagTGGGGGGTTAAGCAGGGGTAGGGTGGGCCGGTCGgttggcctttgcccagttgggctggtggcctgctgggccgaagcccagtgatgGGGGGGtttgcttttctttcttttttttatacttattttctttaatgttttcatttaaagtttcttttattttagttttataaaatacccagtcagcacctaaattagtgttactaattagtccactgccacaattattttggcacactactaatttagttttattattataactttataaaaggcatctaattaattgtttttgGCTGTCATTTCTAAtactttagtgcatttaaatattttattaaaagataATTTATCCACCAATATTTACTAAGGATTATTAGTCAccttaggaacaatttagttttgagttttgaaaactttaattgtttaacttaaattcaaattttgaatatgaatcgtttcgaactaacgtgagattatcaacagtaatccgaggtgacatggcatcattaatgtggggttactatagcctaattatccgggcgtcacactttcAGAGCAGATTTCTGTAATTCCTTATAACCCCTTCCTCCACTGTACATGCTCCAAACGGAAGTGCTCATTGGATTTGTACCTGTGTCCTTGTTCTGGTTTCTGTACATAATTCGTTCTGCTCCCTTTCCTCCACTATACATGTTGTGCATAATTCGTTCTGTATGTATGTCCTCTAGTAAAGCATGGAAGCACGTTTGTTGAATTTCATTTCCCTTTATGAAAAATACATCAATAGCTTTCTCATTGCCTTTCATTATGTAGTAGCACAATCTGTATTTAAATAAATTTGCGTTCTTCTGTTTGGAATTGATGAATAACTGTCATAAGTTTACTTTTTCTTTCTTCCCATTTGATTTAGTTACAAACTGCTCAACAATGCTAGAGTAGCTGCTCGTAATTTTTCCACTTGGACCTCCTGATTGGGATATTGTGGTGGATTTTGGGAGTTTGTTAGCCATCTTTCCGACTCACTATTTCAGCAAGCCTTTggtaagcattaaactttcagaATTACATTTTTATCTTATGTGTGCATCTGTTTGCTTCCAATTAATATGTTGTTGTTGCTAAATAGCTCATCTTAAGTATGATATGTTGAGCTTAAATTATCAAATAGTTGATATATTCCATTTTCAACACAGAATTTGTTAAATGGCAGATCGTACATGGATGTATAGTGGTTGGCAGTTTGGTGAAATTACTTCTAACCTATGGCTTGAACAAACCAACCGATTTCTAGACCATGCATTCTCTTTTCCTGGCGCAGCCGAAGGTTGTAAAATCAAGTGTCCATGCTGCAATGAAATCTGGACTCAAGAATTGGGATGGCAGTGGTAGCACCAGCACGACCCTCAGCGGGAAGGCAAAAAAAAGCTTTCGTACGTTCTTGCTTATCTTCTTTTCACTAAGTACTTGTTCAACATGCATCTATACAAGTTAATATCGCTAGTGTTCTAGAATGATTACTCTGATTTGGCTAGAGCCGCACATCCTGATGATTGGGAGCAGCGAGAGTTGGATGGGCAAATATTATATGAATCATTAGGTGGCATTCCCCATGGGCGACTAGCAATAGCAGGTGGGGCAATCAAGAAGGCTGATGTTATCTCAACGGCTAGAGAAAAGAAATTGAGGCTGTCAACTTCAGCAGCACATCAACGAACTGTTCAAGAAAATGAAGAGATGAAGCGACATAATGAGAACCTGCAGCGACATAATGAGAACCTGCAACATAAAGTGGATATGCATGAACGAATCCTAGTGGTACTTTTAAATTTGTCCACATATTCCAAATTGGTGATTAAAAAAACTAGTTATTGTAATTCTGCATATTTTTTTCATAGGCCCTTTTTAAGGAGATGGGAAAAGAACTACCAGCGGAGCTACGCCAAGGAGCGAGTTCCCAACCACATGTAAGTTTTTGCACATGACTTCTCAACATACTGCATTTCCCAATTGCAACCTTGAGACTTTAGAACTTAAAGCACCCAAACTTATGCTCAGCGCGGTTGGATCTATTTCTGTTTTCTTAAGGATACGTGCCAAGTTAATGTTGTGCAAACCCTATTTGCTTAACCATTAGCTAAATTTTTCTTGAACTAGGCTTGCTCGGGATTGTTTTTTTCATATTATATTAAATTGACATGCAACCCTAAGCTACAATGTCAATCCTGTCCATGAGAAGATTTTAAAGAAATAATTTTAACCTTTGTGTCATTCCTGTACTACAGGACTATACATCCTCATATCTAGATATATACTTAGAAAATAGTGTATATTCTCAGTCTCAACAGTGATGATAAAAGGTCATGTGAAGACCAGGATTCAGAAGTAGTAGAGTGATTAGTATCTTATATGTCTCTTACCACTTTGCATGGTTCCTGAAACAATCTGCGCATTATGAAATTATGATATCCAATTACTTTACCAACTAAGGAACATATCCAGATTATCTCCTGGTGTGTCTAAATTAATGCTCTTATGTAGGGGACACCTAATTCATCTCATATGAGACCCCAAGCCACCGATGACAACACTGGTGATGATGATTTGGGTACAAATGGTGGTGCTGACAACTCCAATGGGAATACCAGTGACCAGGCCATCAACGCAACTAACCTTTGCACAACTAACGTTGGCAGTGCCTTTTGTTGACTTAGAGCTAGACTTTTTAACTAATGGTGGTGTTGGCAACAAAGTAACATTTTGGTAGTTGCAAGACTTTAGAACTAATGGTGGTGTTGACAACAAGATAACATTTTGGTAGTTGCAAGACTTTAGATGAACTGTGATATAATTTGCTTATAATGCTTTGGATATGCAAAGCTGAAGCTTATGCTTGCGAACTGAACAATTTATCTTTTGTTGTCTCTGAGAAGTGTTATGTACATTGCTTCTGATGCTTTGGATGTGCAAAATTGAAGCTTATCCTTCCAATTTGTGACTGTGGCTGATGGATGTATCTAATGATTATGATTTGTATTGTTGATTAGATACAGTGTAAATATGCTCTTGCTGTGTCACAGTAATTCCTGTCGGGGATGAACTGATAGTGAAATGCATGCTAATTCCTGTCGGGCACTAACTCACAGCGAAATGCAAGCATATTCCTGTCGGCCTTGAACTCACAGCGAAATAGAAACAAAATTCCTGTCGGTTGTGACTGACAGGAATGACCCATAACCCTGGCAAACCTAAAGCTGACAAAAAAGTATTTTCCTGTCGGTCACCGTCAGAAATGGCCGTCAGGAAAAATGCTTCTGTCGGCCGGCCGACAGACATAGTGTAATTTCCCTGTCAAGCTATGCCTGTCGGATTTTCCTGATAGTTGGCCGACAAGAAATATTATTCCTGTCGGTTTGCAGCCTTTTCCTGTCGGTTTCCAGCCCACAGGAAAATTTCTGTTTTTGGTAGtgtttcactattcacgacgacatttttcagcgtccgttcaaactgaaaatatttatgtgggatTAGAACATTTCCAATACCCACCATAATGATTTTCAAAGTGTTCTGGAACAATTccattttagtgattttcatctgtgaaactcatctgaagtggctccggcagctctggaacatttccggtttttatctcaggaaattccaaaaagcttctagaatgattctggcaccctccaagaattatcaggcttGTGCCGGAACCAATTttacttaatggtatatcccgaaacaactttttggtatcatcgaaacttatccgatgacctctctctgcggtacgattccgctatccgaaacttttccggtgtccgaaactttttcggtgattttctctcagtctccttgtctagtattcaacagatagatgaccattaagcgtgtgaccctataggttcggtgaagtatagacatgacccggaaccccttccgatcaatgatcaacatcggagccgtggacacccatattgacccctatacccacacgaatgaatattcgagtgaacctccagttgtcgtgtgctattcctgttgcttcacgatatgttacaaagacccgaggtgagatttacttgcatccccgtggatcaacaaatcttgtccactatgctagttacctcgttactggttttgttctcttttctcctttccgtgttccggcatccctgtgatcaaatcacactatgtctggccagacgatgatggataccgtaacaccgagagggacCGAGAATATCTCTCCGTCGTCGGAGGatcaaatcccaatcttgatctatcaagttacttgacacacttttccatgaacccgtaagccgccgtaatagccacccatttacggatgacgtttaacaaaccccaaagttgatgaagaaagcatgaagaaactcgatactctcatgttctaaggaatcatgcaaacattaaccatcactgtgttatttaccattaacttgtgacgaatgaatctcatagaataacatcaaaccgggtcgattcaacacaaatgttctcttaacattgtgccctcaaagttgctggcatagacatgcccatgatcaggaaaacggaaccatcatgcaacacatgagctagtcttagaggccaaactaggaatacttcttactgtttattattccacacgtgcatatgagtcttcctctgagcctcgtggatattgcagactcaagaatcattgcagttatagcatggaacataaacataattatgaactcggagataaataatatcatttattattgcctctagggcatatctcctacactatctagctggcgatacgttgtgtaatccatgcacctaacgcatcaagaaaatccatggaccacctgccccgcgacatatccaaaaccgagatagtcgtgcaccgtcatgagcagtgccGCTCTCATAGGGGAATATTCTTTCtgtgcggcatcccacgtattggctggcgttttccacagtgtgtctagctcctatttcagcagccccagatacagattgatgtcgttccctagttgtttGGGCCCTTCAATTAgaatactcatgtgaatgtacttcctcttcatgcacaaccaggggggaaggttgtacatccacacaaacacaggccaggtgctatgtgtgcttctctggctgccaaacggattgactccgtcggtgctcgcgcccagcacgatgttccttggatccttcccaaattttgggtgttcgaagttcaacgcttgccactcgctcccatccctagggtgactcagcatcttgtcttttttatttatctccggatcatttgcgtcatcttctagcttcttctcctccctatccgcgtgccaacgccggagctttgctaccttaaggtccgcgaaatactgctgtagacgaggagtgatcggaaagtaccacaccacttttcgaggagctttcttcctcttcttgtatcgagtgatgccgcacaccagacatatggtaaactccgcgtgctcgtcccgataaatgatgcaattgttcatgcacacatggtgtttcacatgcggtaaatccagaggacacacgattttcttcgcctcctctaaactggtcgggcacttgttccccttgggaagacgttcacgCCAGAATGTCATGTTCTTGTCGAAGCATGCAccagtcattttgtgttttaccttcatctccagagtcaTGAGCGTTACTTTCGGGCGGGTATcttcgggcctgcatccttcatacaatggagtaaccgcatctatctccagttgatccagcttggctttgtctcgggcggcagctcctgtgttatctgtctgcttgagaagcagctcttgaatatgaggtacctacacccagcccatcgatggtccatcgtcttctgctccgccggcatcttcatcttcatgatcatgcccttcgtctgctccagcatcttcctcatcatcatgtcctatatcttctacatgatgactgtgtacaacatcaccgtcgtgatcatgtcctggagattcttcatcttctcgcccgcccgagccgccgtgGTTGTCTTggtgcccttcctcatttcttgcccggcccccatggatgacttcgtagtcatcttaatcaccttgccaccgatagccatccttGAAACcgtgcaagagcaggtggtcccgcacctgcccggaatccgggtccgaaataaggctcttcagcttgcatcttcgacacggacatcttatctccgtctcgttcttttgaagcatctcggccttcgcggagctcaaaaacctattcacaatgccttcggtcatcgtgcagaccatggtcgcctgcggggttgagaaaaatgatattttagaaccaagaaattttttggcatgaccttccctaaaaataggaccagaaagaatgcatagtgccaaaattctcgctgaaacagaaatgaatcaacattccggcaaaatattggcaactatcgcatttcaaatactggtacctgcaaacacaaatatatatgcaacaccacaaacatatgcaacaacacgaacatacatagatctagctaggccataaaaagtgcatgtgcacgttgttggagggagaacaacataaagatagcttcccccttacttacctatcaaaaaaggtaatttaaccacttattttggatgaatctatggtgcaaataaggtgaggaggaggaggcagccgagacaagcttggaggaggaggtggagagaatgaagtggggaaagtgagtgggtaggtgtggctgtccaaaatatctagctggtcccaggttactaatggtgcaccacctacaaatgcgccattagtaaccctggttactaatggcgcacctactggtagtgcgccattagtagttttgcaaaaaaatatatatactaatggcgcaccgtgggcacagtgcgccagtactagtttaaactagtaatggcgcactattccacggtgcgccattagtagttttgccaaAAAGCAGAAtcaaaaaatatagtagtggcgcactatgcggctggtgtgccattactagttagaagtagtaatggcgcactgtgccctgctgcgccattagtatgtttggaaaaataaaaaatattattaCTAGTGGCACATCAtgtgtttggtgcgccattagtgtctttcacactaatggcgcaccagcacatggtgcgccactgctatataggagtggcgcaccgcatgtctggtgcgccattagtggccattccatctatagcccttttcctagtagtgcactcTACACATACTCGagttgtccatggatagcgttggacaattcgaaagaatcaaggttataaatatgcaataacgctttcgaatgggagacacatattggttacgcatactgatgattcaagaaacatatatagctagctatcaagtttcatcggcgcgaacaaacaaagaaaataattaatgggggaggaggacatgcatgtcatttgtgctcacccacgaacgaaggggtagagctcgtcaaacgcatggcgaggtcgtcaaacaccaaacctcgcagtgaTGAAACAACTTCACATTTAAATCatcccgatcaacacaattatatatgatgtttttcataacaaaatcgaaaaatatatgacctaactcataattcacaaatatatgaccccgtcggcctctagaaggccaaagagcacctttttggGGGGTTTCGGGGGTCGGGGTATCGTGTCGGTGTCAGGGTCGNNNNNNNNNNNNNNNNNNNNNNNNNNNNNNNNNNNNNNNNNNNNNNNNNNNNNNNNNNNNNNNNNNNNNNNNNNNNNNNNNNNNNNNNNNNNNNNNNNNNNNNNNNNNNNNNNNNNNNNNNNNNNNNNNNNNNNNNNNNNNNNNNNNNNNNNNNNNNNNNNNNNNNNNNNNNNNNNNNNNNNNNNNNNNNNNNNNNNNNNNNNNNNNNNNNNNNNNNNNNNNNNNNNNNNNNNNNNNNNNNNNNNNNNNNNNNNNNNNNNNNNNNNNNNNNNNNNNNNNNNNNNNNNNNNNNNNNNNNNNNNNNNNNNNNNNNNNNNNNNNNNNNNNNNNNNNNNNNNNNNNNNNNNNNNNNNNNNNNNNNNNNNNNNNNNNNNNNNNNNNNNNNNNNNNNNNNNNNNNNNNNNNNNNNNNNNNNNNNNNNNNNNNNNNNNNNNNNNNNNNNNNNNNNNNNNNNNNNNNNNNNNNNNNNNNNNNNNNNNNNNNNNNNNNNNNNNNNNNNNNNNNNNNNNNNNNNNNNNNNNNNNNNNNNNNNNNNNNNNNNNNNNNNNNNNNNNNNNNNNNNNNNNNNNNNNNNNNNNNNNNNNNNNNNNNNNNNNNNNNNNNNNNNNNNNNNNNNNNNNNNNNNNNNNNNNNNNNNNNNNNNNNNNNNNNNNNNNNNNNNNNNNNNNNNNNNNNNNNNNNNNNNNNNNNNNNNNNNNNNNNNNNNNNNNNNNNNNNNNNNNNNNNNNNNNNNNNNNNNNNNNNNNNNNNNNNNNNNNNNNNNNNNNNNNNNNNNNNNNNNNNNNNNNNNNNNNNNNNNNNNNNGACGGGTGTgggagggggcggtggcgggggcggcacCGCGCGATGGGGGCGGGGGCGGTAGTGGGGGCGatgcagggcggcgggggcgggggcggtggcAGGGGCGGTGCGGTGGGTGGACGATGTGGGCGTCGGGGAGGAGGGAGAGAATAGAGAGAGCAATGGGTGGgggggggctcggccgttagttaggttagttgggttagcctttgtcgtccgcccctcctttgccgtccgcttttgtttatctttgccgtctgctgcggacgacaaagagggggaCGTTAAGTTTTTTTCGTTAGTGGGTGCCACCTTCCTCTTTGCCGtaagccagcggacggcaaagaaatggccgaTGGCAAAGCCTTCTTTGACGTCTGCCTTTTgtttgtcgtctgcttcctggtagctgatggcaaagacctcctTTGTTGTCcactagctgacgacaaagagatGGCATACGACAaattccctgattccagtagtgcttttgtcatgccatcttttaactttttctttaaatagcttggcattcccataggcttgggttctccattcatcaagtgaggtaatgtcaaataacctcttctcatcggcaagtttgaaataatagttgagctctttaatggcccaatatgccttatgttcaagttcaagagataagtgacatgcttttccataaaccatcttatacggagacatacccataggatttttttatgcagttctataggcccataatggatcatcaagtttcttggaccaattctttctagatctattagcagtcttttgcaaaattaatttgagctctctattgttcaattctacttgaccactagattgtgggtgataaggagatgcaattctatgattaacgtaatacttagcaagcattttacggaaagcaccatgaataaaatgtgaaccaccatcagtcatgagatatctagggactccaaacctcggaaaaataacttctttaagcatcttaatagaggtgttatgatcagcactactagttggaataggttctacccacttagtaacataatcaacagcaactaaaatatgtgtgtatccattggaggcaggaaaagttctgatgtaatcaaagccccaaacaataacaagagaataattcataggcatttcttgacgtctactaatattaccaattctttgacattcatcacaagacaagacaaacttacagccgtctttgaagagagtaggccaataaaaacctgattgcaataccttatgtgcagttctatctccagcgtggtgtcctccatatggttcggagtgacacttgcgtaggatctgttcatgttcatgctcaggtacacaatgtctaataacaccatctactccttatttataaaggtgtgggtcatcccagaagtaatgtcttaaatcataaaagaactttttcttttgctggtat
Above is a window of Triticum aestivum cultivar Chinese Spring chromosome 6B, IWGSC CS RefSeq v2.1, whole genome shotgun sequence DNA encoding:
- the LOC123138928 gene encoding uncharacterized protein, with translation MAVVAPARPSAGRQKKAFNDYSDLARAAHPDDWEQRELDGQILYESLGGIPHGRLAIAGGAIKKADVISTAREKKLRLSTSAAHQRTVQENEEMKRHNENLQRHNENLQHKVDMHERILVALFKEMGKELPAELRQGASSQPHGTPNSSHMRPQATDDNTGDDDLGTNGGADNSNGNTSDQAINATNLCTTNIQCKYALAVSQ